From one Erinaceus europaeus chromosome 4, mEriEur2.1, whole genome shotgun sequence genomic stretch:
- the KCTD20 gene encoding BTB/POZ domain-containing protein KCTD20 isoform X2 — MVTELNHDLPLDYASQPANLQFPHIMPLPEDVKSTCFQSGNKRNHEPFIAPERFGNSSVGFGSNAHSQAPEKVTLLVDGTRFVVNPQIFTAHPDTMLGRMFGPGREYNFTRPNEKGEYEIAEGISATVFRTVLDYYKTGIINCPDGISIPDLRDTCDYLCINFDFNTIRCQDLSALLHELSNDGAHKQFDHYLEELILPIMVGCAKKGERECHIVVLTDEDSVDWDEDHPPPMGEEYSQILYSSKLYRFFKYIENRDVAKTVLKERGLKNIRIGIEGYPTCKEKIKRRPGGRSEVIYNYVQRPFIQMSWEKEEGKSRHVDFQCVRSKSLTNLVAAGEDVLEDQEILMHHPPQVDELDRLNAPLSQMASNDFQD, encoded by the exons ATGGTTACAGAATTGAACCATG ACCTCCCACTTGACTATGCCTCTCAGCCGGCAAATCTTCAGTTCCCTCACATAATGCCACTTCCTGAAGACGTCAAAAGCACTTGCTTCCAAAGTGGGAATAAGCGGAACCATGAACCCTTTATTGCTCCAGAACGATTTGGAAACAGCTCTGTGGGCTTTGGCAGTAATGCTCATTCCCAGGCACCAGAGAAAGTGACACTTCTTGTAGATGGCACACGTTTTGTTGTGAATCCACAGATTTTCACAGCTCATCCGGATACCATGTTGGGAAG GATGTTTGGACCAGGAAGAGAGTATAACTTCACACGACCCAATGAGAAGGGAGAGTATGAAATTGCTGAAGGAATCAGTGCAACTGTGTTTCGAACTGTGCTG GATTATTACAAAACTGGTATCATCAATTGTCCTGATGGCATCTCTATTCCAGACCTTAGAGATACATGTGATTACCTCTGCATTAACTTTGACTTCAACACTATCCGATGTCAAGATCTGA GTGCTTTATTGCATGAACTGTCTAATGATGGTGCTCATAAGCAGTTTGACCACTACCTCGAAGAACTGATCTTGCCCATTATGGTGGGCTGTGCCAAGAAAGGGGAGCGAGAGTGCCACATTGTTGTGCTGACAGATGAGGATTCTGTGGACTGGGATGAGGATCACCCCCCACCTATGGGAGAGGAATATTCCCAAA TCCTGTATAGCTCCAAGCTGTACAGATTCTTCAAATATATTGAGAATCGAGATGTCGCTAAAACAGTGTTAAAGGAACGGGGCCTAAAAAACATTCGCATTGGaattgaag GCTACCCTACctgtaaagaaaaaattaagaggaGACCTGGTGGCCGATCTGAAGTAATCTATAATTATGTGCAGCGTCCCTTTATCCAGATGTCCtgggaaaaggaagagggaaagagtcgCCATGTGGATTTCCAGTGTGTCCGAAGCAAATCTCTCACCAATCTGGTAGCTGCTGGAGAAGATGTCTTGGAAGACCAGGAGATCCTAATGCATCATCCACCCCAAGTGGATGAACTTGACCGGCTAAATGCCCCACTTTCTCAGATGGCTTCCAATGACTTTCAAGATTAG
- the KCTD20 gene encoding BTB/POZ domain-containing protein KCTD20 isoform X1: protein MNVRCESDRILRQEASCLMDENSAAAQEKETNNLTSSVLQNLSYPLGPRNDDLPLDYASQPANLQFPHIMPLPEDVKSTCFQSGNKRNHEPFIAPERFGNSSVGFGSNAHSQAPEKVTLLVDGTRFVVNPQIFTAHPDTMLGRMFGPGREYNFTRPNEKGEYEIAEGISATVFRTVLDYYKTGIINCPDGISIPDLRDTCDYLCINFDFNTIRCQDLSALLHELSNDGAHKQFDHYLEELILPIMVGCAKKGERECHIVVLTDEDSVDWDEDHPPPMGEEYSQILYSSKLYRFFKYIENRDVAKTVLKERGLKNIRIGIEGYPTCKEKIKRRPGGRSEVIYNYVQRPFIQMSWEKEEGKSRHVDFQCVRSKSLTNLVAAGEDVLEDQEILMHHPPQVDELDRLNAPLSQMASNDFQD, encoded by the exons ATGAATGTTCGCTGTGAGAGTGACAGGATATTGCGGCAGGAGGCCAGCTGCCTAATGGATGAAAACTCAGCTGCAGcccaagaaaaagaaacaaataacctGACCTCTTCTGTTCTTCAGAATCTTTCTTATCCTCTGGGCCCCAGGAATGATG ACCTCCCACTTGACTATGCCTCTCAGCCGGCAAATCTTCAGTTCCCTCACATAATGCCACTTCCTGAAGACGTCAAAAGCACTTGCTTCCAAAGTGGGAATAAGCGGAACCATGAACCCTTTATTGCTCCAGAACGATTTGGAAACAGCTCTGTGGGCTTTGGCAGTAATGCTCATTCCCAGGCACCAGAGAAAGTGACACTTCTTGTAGATGGCACACGTTTTGTTGTGAATCCACAGATTTTCACAGCTCATCCGGATACCATGTTGGGAAG GATGTTTGGACCAGGAAGAGAGTATAACTTCACACGACCCAATGAGAAGGGAGAGTATGAAATTGCTGAAGGAATCAGTGCAACTGTGTTTCGAACTGTGCTG GATTATTACAAAACTGGTATCATCAATTGTCCTGATGGCATCTCTATTCCAGACCTTAGAGATACATGTGATTACCTCTGCATTAACTTTGACTTCAACACTATCCGATGTCAAGATCTGA GTGCTTTATTGCATGAACTGTCTAATGATGGTGCTCATAAGCAGTTTGACCACTACCTCGAAGAACTGATCTTGCCCATTATGGTGGGCTGTGCCAAGAAAGGGGAGCGAGAGTGCCACATTGTTGTGCTGACAGATGAGGATTCTGTGGACTGGGATGAGGATCACCCCCCACCTATGGGAGAGGAATATTCCCAAA TCCTGTATAGCTCCAAGCTGTACAGATTCTTCAAATATATTGAGAATCGAGATGTCGCTAAAACAGTGTTAAAGGAACGGGGCCTAAAAAACATTCGCATTGGaattgaag GCTACCCTACctgtaaagaaaaaattaagaggaGACCTGGTGGCCGATCTGAAGTAATCTATAATTATGTGCAGCGTCCCTTTATCCAGATGTCCtgggaaaaggaagagggaaagagtcgCCATGTGGATTTCCAGTGTGTCCGAAGCAAATCTCTCACCAATCTGGTAGCTGCTGGAGAAGATGTCTTGGAAGACCAGGAGATCCTAATGCATCATCCACCCCAAGTGGATGAACTTGACCGGCTAAATGCCCCACTTTCTCAGATGGCTTCCAATGACTTTCAAGATTAG
- the KCTD20 gene encoding BTB/POZ domain-containing protein KCTD20 isoform X3, with product MPLPEDVKSTCFQSGNKRNHEPFIAPERFGNSSVGFGSNAHSQAPEKVTLLVDGTRFVVNPQIFTAHPDTMLGRMFGPGREYNFTRPNEKGEYEIAEGISATVFRTVLDYYKTGIINCPDGISIPDLRDTCDYLCINFDFNTIRCQDLSALLHELSNDGAHKQFDHYLEELILPIMVGCAKKGERECHIVVLTDEDSVDWDEDHPPPMGEEYSQILYSSKLYRFFKYIENRDVAKTVLKERGLKNIRIGIEGYPTCKEKIKRRPGGRSEVIYNYVQRPFIQMSWEKEEGKSRHVDFQCVRSKSLTNLVAAGEDVLEDQEILMHHPPQVDELDRLNAPLSQMASNDFQD from the exons ATGCCACTTCCTGAAGACGTCAAAAGCACTTGCTTCCAAAGTGGGAATAAGCGGAACCATGAACCCTTTATTGCTCCAGAACGATTTGGAAACAGCTCTGTGGGCTTTGGCAGTAATGCTCATTCCCAGGCACCAGAGAAAGTGACACTTCTTGTAGATGGCACACGTTTTGTTGTGAATCCACAGATTTTCACAGCTCATCCGGATACCATGTTGGGAAG GATGTTTGGACCAGGAAGAGAGTATAACTTCACACGACCCAATGAGAAGGGAGAGTATGAAATTGCTGAAGGAATCAGTGCAACTGTGTTTCGAACTGTGCTG GATTATTACAAAACTGGTATCATCAATTGTCCTGATGGCATCTCTATTCCAGACCTTAGAGATACATGTGATTACCTCTGCATTAACTTTGACTTCAACACTATCCGATGTCAAGATCTGA GTGCTTTATTGCATGAACTGTCTAATGATGGTGCTCATAAGCAGTTTGACCACTACCTCGAAGAACTGATCTTGCCCATTATGGTGGGCTGTGCCAAGAAAGGGGAGCGAGAGTGCCACATTGTTGTGCTGACAGATGAGGATTCTGTGGACTGGGATGAGGATCACCCCCCACCTATGGGAGAGGAATATTCCCAAA TCCTGTATAGCTCCAAGCTGTACAGATTCTTCAAATATATTGAGAATCGAGATGTCGCTAAAACAGTGTTAAAGGAACGGGGCCTAAAAAACATTCGCATTGGaattgaag GCTACCCTACctgtaaagaaaaaattaagaggaGACCTGGTGGCCGATCTGAAGTAATCTATAATTATGTGCAGCGTCCCTTTATCCAGATGTCCtgggaaaaggaagagggaaagagtcgCCATGTGGATTTCCAGTGTGTCCGAAGCAAATCTCTCACCAATCTGGTAGCTGCTGGAGAAGATGTCTTGGAAGACCAGGAGATCCTAATGCATCATCCACCCCAAGTGGATGAACTTGACCGGCTAAATGCCCCACTTTCTCAGATGGCTTCCAATGACTTTCAAGATTAG